The Helianthus annuus cultivar XRQ/B chromosome 11, HanXRQr2.0-SUNRISE, whole genome shotgun sequence region tatgatgaccTATATTAGTCCCTGTGATAATTTTTGCTTGAATCACAACTTTTCCAAGCCTTGTGACTTGTAAACGTGTACCATTACACAATCCATTTGACTGATCAATGTTTCTGAGTAGCATCACTGGAGCACCAAGTTTCAGTACTAATTTATGGTTAGGTAAACTAGATAAACGAAGATTGTTTAACACATCAGGAGGAAACAATGTCATATTAAGCTCTGATTCTTCTTCAGATTGGCATAAACTATCTGAACTAAAATAAACATTTTCTTCACCAGGCAGACTCTCTAACAACTCTTTATTTATTGAATCCACTACTTCATTAGTTGGAGCAAGCGCTCTTTGTTGGAAATACGTTAAATCCCACAAAAACTTATTCATGTCCGGATATATAAATGAAATGGAGAAAAAATAGGATTGACTTGGTCATGAATAAGTAAATCATCTGGTATTTCAATATCCATCTCACCATCATTTTCTTCACCAAGCAGACCATCACCAAGCTTTAAAATCCATTCTCCAAATTCCTTTATTTCTTTCAAATCTGCTTCCTGACAACCAACTCCTAATCTCATATTCTCAGTTAGCTTTAGTACTTGACAGTACCGCCATATATAAGAAGAATTCAAAGAAGCATTGACTATCATTGTTCTGGCACCTTTAGTGATGACCATAAGAATTTGTCTAAAATCACCACCAAATAGAATGACCTTTCCCCCAAACGGCTTGGATTCCATGTTCGATTAACTAGAACGTGATATGTCTCTCATTGTTCTATCAAGAGCCTCGAAACAATGCTTGTGAGTCATAGGTGCTTCATCCCAAATAATCAAAGTTACTCTTTTAATTAAATCACCTAACTCAGTATTAGGCTCTATCGAACATATTGAATTCTCATTAATGTTGATTGGAATTACAAACCTTGAATGAGCAGTTCTACCACCATCCAACAAAAGTGAAATAATTCCACTGGATGCAACATTCAATACAACTTCACCTTTTGATCGTAATGCAGCTGAGAATGTCTTCCAAATAAACGTCTTTCCAGTTCCACCATAACCATATACAAAAAACACACCTCCATCACCTTTTCCAGTCGCTTCCATAACAATTTTATATATCTTTTCCTGTTCTGTAGTTAAAAACTTTACATAACCATCATGTTCCCTTTGAAGAGCTAGTCTGTCATACGATAATTCTTTCATTATCAATCGATTGTTCGAGGATGAAACATAATTGTCTGGAACACTTGGCATATCATCAAAATTTCTCACTGTACTTCCATTGGTAAGTAGCAACTTTTCAATTTTAGATAGACAGATATTTTCAAGTTCTTCTTGTTGAAGATCTAAATCTAaaacaaattttgaaaaaaagTATTAGTTTTTCCCAATAACAGAGTTATTACATAATTGTACTGTAGTTGTATATAACTTTAATAAAATAATCACATTACCTGCAATACCAGTTATCTTTCATTGCTAATACAGAATGTCTTCACATAACAGGGACTTCGTTTCTGACCAAAAGACACCAGGATGAGATATCGAATTTAATAGCAACAACATTACAAAAAAAGTCCTCAAGAAATCTCTGGTTGACCATCTGCTAGCTTCTTTGATAGCATTAACATATTCCTTATCATCATCCAACAGTCCACGTGCAAAACATGCATCtttaaatgtttgaaaaaccTGCCCATCAACTGTTTTTATATCTTCAAAACAGGTTGGTCCCTTAATATGATTCAGTCAAATCCTTAGGTAATAGCAATCACCAAGTGATGGTGGGACATAATGTATCCTCCCAATTGATCCATACGGATGCTTTCTTCGATTCCATTTACGATTTTTAGCATTCCATACATAAAATCCCGGAAACTGAACATACCTTAATGTCCTGGCAAATTCATCGACTTTATTACAATTCATCCACTCTGTGAACATTGTCATTTTCACAGTTGAGTCATAACAATATCACATAAATTATCATGATAGTTATACACAATACTCTGACCATCTTCACAATAAAAAAGGTAATACTTCAACAGCTGGAGATCTATAATGTATATCATACTT contains the following coding sequences:
- the LOC110888664 gene encoding uncharacterized protein LOC110888664, producing the protein MNKFLWDLTYFQQRALAPTNEVVDSINKELLESLPGEENVYFSSDSLCQSEEESELNMTLFPPDVLNNLRLSSLPNHKLVLKLGAPVMLLRNIDQSNGLCNGTRLQVTRLGKVVIQAKIITGTNIGHHTLI